In Anthonomus grandis grandis chromosome 5, icAntGran1.3, whole genome shotgun sequence, the following are encoded in one genomic region:
- the LOC126736227 gene encoding uncharacterized protein LOC126736227 — protein MNSSDDDEDLIINEFRKYEELHFSGSDSELMLVDDNYSNRSFHSSDESSEEFDPLKPPPIPYDILIANVVEVSSTENKEIKKCQELVIAEKKRAVAPTCRIANNLRGLITKKRCHVCKRYDKKHYKEPYHFQNVSRWISEQLKNINEPDFDAKFIFCQPCNLPLSGLKDDSHYSEYGHELSLQDFCSDCLRVIGVYNMTEHKQSSQHLKYCNKKCTEIAPKEPEENVQLQEPNLKGTSKKSKAKQSTGATQKRKPKKSVDLPAPKLTDADIEHFNALATNQCQFCHVPKNGPEHHKLNPECRKREERIMDDIILNRPEILEQFIRPCNPASVLKICCSKKNCKDKEKSKLLKEKSYEEYLPFDGYMKVKVDPKVTKSKPHQDDPYKVYDAVLKQIDTNEKMIREFESIKNDCSSDATCSKSLKEPESAPKDLPDKMENNTKASCSQLVFSHKRQMDFVSTLRRLITAQRCYLCQENVFTRNRKAKTNHYRTTAHFNKLLDYMKRICPHYGFRFRDTVAFFCVPCHVFFFTLNMAIKHYINDEHSRLCSRFCDVCLIFDNSAKHREHKTKFDEFITLETDLRIKIVNLHFYKYDTKVNHTKLKINCAMCSGRRQHPLFLKLWEKEAAETDEESEGEPPDWQKLIDKLKVTKDVGKDKTDEEMLALDRLAVTGRCGL, from the exons ATGAATAGCAGTGACGATGACGAGGATCTTATCATTAATGAATTCCGA AAATATGAGGAACTTCACTTTTCTGGGAGTGATTCCGAGCTGATGCTAGTAGATGATAACTACTCAAATCGTTCGTTTCATTCATCAGACGAGAGCTCTGAAGAATTTGACCCTTTAAAACCACCTCCCATACCTTATGACATACTTATAGCAAACGTGGTGGAGGTATCATCAacagaaaataaagaaattaaaaaatgtcaagaGTTGGTTATAGCGG aaaaaaaacgtGCCGTGGCACCCACTTGCCGTATAGCTAATAATTTAAGGGGTTTAATAACAAAGAAGCGATGCCATGTTTGTAAGAGATATGATAAGAAGCATTATAAGGAACCTTATCACTTTCAAAATGTATCAAGATGGATAAGTGAGcaattaaagaatattaatgaA CCTGACTTTGATGCTAAGTTCATTTTCTGTCAGCCGTGCAATCTGCCATTATCAGGACTTAAAGATGACTCACATTATTCAGAATACGGTCATGAATT GAGCCTACAAGATTTTTGCTCAGATTGCCTTCGGGTAATCGGTGTTTACAATATGACGGAGCATAAACAGTCCTCTCAGCACCTTAAATACTGTAATAAGAAATGCACCGAAATCGCACCGAAAGAACCTGAAGAAAACGTCCAATTACAAGAACCAAACTTAAAAGGTACCTCAAAGAAATCGAAAGCCAAGCAGAGCACTGGGGCAACCCAGAAACGAAAACCGAAAAAATCCGTCGATTTACCGGCACCAAAATTAACGGACGCAGATATCGAACATTTTAACGCACTCGCAACGAACCAGTGTCAGTTTTGTCATGTCCCCAAAAACGGACCGGAACATCACAAACTGAACCCCGAATGCCGAAAGAGGGAAGAAAGGATCATGGACGACATCATTTTAAATCGGCCGGAAATTCTCGAGCAGTTTATTAGGCCTTGTAATCCTGCCTCTGTACTTAAGATTTGCTGCTCTAAAAAGAATTGTAAAG ATAAGGAAAAATCTAAGCTATTAAAGGAGAAAAGTTACGAGGAATATTTACCCTTTGATGGATACATGAAAG TTAAAGTGGACCCAAAAGTAACGAAGAGTAAACCACATCAAGACGATCCGTACAAAGTATATGACGCTGTGTTAAAACAAATAGATACTAACGAGAAAATGATAAGGGAATTTGAGTCTATTAAAAATGATTGCTCATCAGATGCGACTTGTAGCAAGTCACTTAAAG AACCTGAAAGTGCTCCTAAGGACTTGCCCGATAAGATGGAAAATAATACTAAAg catCCTGCAGTCAATTGGTGTTCTCCCATAAACGTCAAATGGATTTCGTGAGCACGTTGCGACGCCTCATCACCGCCCAGCGATGCTACTTATGCCAAGAAAACGTTTTCACGCGAAATCGAAAAGCGAAAACGAACCACTACCGCACCACCGCCCACTTCAACAAACTTTTGGATTATATGAAACGTATTTGTCCCCATTACGGATTTAGGTTCCGCGATACCGTCGCCTTCTTCTGTGTCCCTTGTCACGTTTTTTTCTTCACCTTAAATATGGCGATCAAGCATTATATTAATGACGAGCACAGCAG gttatgttcGCGTTTTTGTGACGTTTGTTTAATATTCGACAACTCGGCGAAACATCGGGAGCACAAGACGAAATTCGATGAGTTCATCACCCTGGAAACGGATTTAAGGATTAAAATTGTCAACTTGCACTTCTACAAATACGACACCAAAGTGAATCATACGAAGTTGAAAATTAATTGCGCCATGTGTAGCGGAAGGAGACAACATCcgttatttttgaaattgtggGAGAAAGAGGCAGCGGAAACAGACGAGGAATCCGAAGGTGAACCGCCAGACTGGCAAAAGCTTATTGATAAGTTAAAAGTGACGAAAGATGTCGGCAAGGATAAAACAGATGAGGAAATGTTAGCGTTAGACAGGTTGGCGGTGACGGGGAGATGCGGCTTATGA